The following are from one region of the Stenotrophomonas lactitubi genome:
- the otsB gene encoding trehalose-phosphatase, producing the protein MAEPLPLRPPPPLLDDACALFLDVDGTLIEFAARPDAVQLLPDVREAIGRISDRLEGAVALVSGRPLEQLDQLFAPLKLPAAGLHGHELRAQDGHVIRDEHGDDTADWLHALHQQAMRFAHGHPGVLVENKGVGLALHWRGAPHAANDVRAFADRHIRGRASYRLQPGDHVVEFVPVATNKGRAVRRLMQYLPFRGRLPVFLGDDLTDEFGFDAANGLHGWSVLIGEREPSAAVFALPDIRSVHAWLRENAY; encoded by the coding sequence ATGGCTGAACCGCTCCCCCTGCGTCCGCCACCTCCATTGCTGGACGACGCCTGTGCGTTGTTCCTCGATGTGGATGGCACCCTGATCGAATTCGCTGCACGCCCCGACGCCGTGCAGCTTCTCCCCGATGTGCGTGAAGCCATCGGCCGCATCAGTGATCGACTGGAAGGTGCCGTGGCACTGGTCAGTGGTCGCCCGCTTGAACAGCTGGACCAGTTGTTCGCGCCGCTCAAGCTTCCCGCCGCGGGCCTGCATGGCCACGAGCTGCGTGCACAGGACGGGCACGTGATACGCGATGAGCATGGCGACGACACCGCCGACTGGCTGCATGCCCTTCATCAACAAGCCATGCGTTTCGCCCATGGCCACCCCGGCGTACTGGTCGAGAACAAGGGCGTAGGCCTGGCCCTGCACTGGCGTGGCGCGCCGCATGCAGCCAACGACGTGCGTGCCTTCGCCGACCGCCACATCCGCGGCCGCGCCAGCTACCGCCTGCAGCCCGGCGACCATGTCGTTGAATTCGTTCCGGTGGCTACCAACAAGGGCCGGGCCGTACGTCGGCTGATGCAGTACCTGCCGTTCCGTGGGCGTCTGCCGGTGTTCCTCGGTGATGACCTGACCGATGAATTCGGCTTCGATGCAGCCAACGGCCTGCATGGCTGGAGCGTGTTGATCGGTGAACGTGAACCCAGCGCGGCGGTGTTCGCGCTGCCCGACATACGCAGCGTGCACGCCTGGCTGCGTGAGAATGCGTATTGA